One Weissella coleopterorum DNA segment encodes these proteins:
- a CDS encoding winged helix-turn-helix transcriptional regulator: MNILMISKELELLEQLQITLKKMPWNFQFVSDVKLAQILLTHNPEQFDSVMLDDALVESKFELQQFKLNLDPKKCFILFRSKQIERAWVDEREMQSEQISATDDARQLMAKLETLKTIMHQNKTGSNQELLTPILHVDELTQEVSVRGEKLEHLTPKEFDLLLILVKHPRQVLTREMLLQKVWHEDIYIDTRTVDTHIKMIRKKLPINLIKTVWGRGYKFED; this comes from the coding sequence TTGAATATTTTAATGATTTCAAAAGAACTAGAATTGCTGGAACAACTCCAAATTACGTTAAAGAAGATGCCTTGGAATTTTCAATTCGTGAGTGATGTAAAACTTGCGCAGATATTATTGACTCATAATCCAGAACAATTTGATTCAGTCATGCTAGATGACGCGTTAGTGGAATCAAAATTTGAATTGCAACAATTTAAATTAAACCTTGATCCTAAAAAATGTTTTATTTTATTTCGCTCTAAGCAAATCGAACGGGCGTGGGTTGATGAACGAGAGATGCAGTCGGAACAAATTAGTGCAACTGACGATGCTCGGCAATTAATGGCAAAACTGGAAACTTTAAAAACAATCATGCACCAGAATAAGACGGGAAGTAATCAAGAACTGTTAACGCCGATTTTACATGTGGATGAATTAACGCAAGAAGTTTCTGTCCGGGGTGAAAAATTAGAACATCTAACCCCCAAGGAATTTGACTTATTATTAATTTTAGTAAAACACCCGCGACAAGTTTTAACTCGTGAGATGCTCCTGCAAAAAGTATGGCATGAAGACATTTATATTGATACTCGAACGGTGGATACGCATATTAAGATGATTCGAAAAAAACTACCAATTAATTTAATTAAGACAGTTTGGGGTCGAGGATATAAATTTGAAGATTAG
- the codA gene encoding cytosine deaminase, translating to MLIKQVSIENSSELYDIQIVDNLITAIAKEITPKSNEEILDAIGCVVIPPFVDPHVHLDSTQTAGEPEWNESGTLFDGIRIWSERKQTLSHADVKTRALKTLRLQAEHGLQFVRSHVDVTDPDLIALRALLEVREEVKPWMELQLVAFPQEGILSFPHGKELMEQAAQLGVDALGAIPHFEFNREYSVESIHFVFELAQKYNLLIDAHTDEIDDPASRSLETMATLALETGLKARVTASHTTAMGSYNDAYMYKLMRLLKLANLNFVANPLINMYLGGRFDTYPKRRGLTRVKELDQEDINVAFGEDDIKDPWYPMGNGNMMDVLHMGLHATQIMGHQEIMDSYRFITKNGAKTLQVEDHYGIEVGKPASFLILNAPNFYEALNQRAEILYSIHNGNILLTTQPATIDLNF from the coding sequence ATGCTAATTAAACAAGTTTCTATCGAAAATAGTTCGGAATTGTATGATATTCAAATTGTAGATAATTTAATTACGGCAATTGCTAAGGAAATTACACCAAAATCAAATGAAGAAATACTTGATGCAATAGGTTGTGTCGTTATCCCGCCGTTTGTTGATCCGCATGTGCACCTTGATTCAACTCAAACTGCAGGTGAACCAGAGTGGAATGAAAGTGGCACTTTATTTGACGGAATCCGCATTTGGTCAGAGCGAAAGCAAACCTTAAGCCATGCTGATGTCAAAACACGAGCTTTGAAAACGTTGCGATTACAAGCTGAACATGGGTTACAATTTGTTCGATCTCACGTAGATGTTACAGATCCAGATTTAATTGCTCTGAGAGCTTTGTTAGAGGTTCGTGAAGAAGTTAAGCCTTGGATGGAACTACAACTAGTTGCTTTCCCACAAGAAGGAATTCTATCTTTTCCACATGGAAAAGAGTTAATGGAGCAGGCTGCACAGTTAGGTGTTGATGCATTGGGAGCGATCCCGCATTTTGAATTTAATCGAGAATATTCGGTGGAGTCAATTCACTTTGTTTTTGAACTTGCACAAAAATATAACTTATTGATCGATGCTCATACGGACGAGATTGATGATCCAGCCTCAAGAAGTTTAGAGACGATGGCAACCTTGGCCTTAGAAACGGGCCTTAAAGCAAGAGTTACTGCTTCACATACCACTGCGATGGGTTCATATAATGATGCATATATGTATAAACTTATGCGGCTTTTAAAGTTGGCTAATTTAAACTTTGTTGCGAATCCATTGATTAATATGTACCTAGGTGGACGGTTTGATACTTATCCAAAGCGTCGTGGTTTGACACGAGTAAAGGAGCTGGATCAAGAGGATATTAATGTGGCTTTTGGTGAAGATGATATCAAGGATCCTTGGTACCCTATGGGGAACGGAAATATGATGGATGTTTTACACATGGGACTGCATGCCACTCAAATTATGGGACATCAAGAAATTATGGATTCATATCGTTTTATTACTAAGAATGGAGCGAAGACCTTACAGGTCGAGGATCATTATGGAATTGAAGTGGGTAAACCGGCTTCATTTTTAATTTTAAATGCTCCGAATTTTTACGAAGCTTTGAACCAACGAGCTGAAATTTTATATTCGATTCATAACGGGAATATTTTATTAACCACGCAACCGGCAACCATCGATCTAAATTTTTAG
- a CDS encoding AI-2E family transporter has translation MEDIKNWWFNDRTQRYLTLIFMIGVIYLFRSFMPTILLIIIFASIGISGGRWIKKWTKLPYVVGVTIFYIIIIFGLFLITSFVAPMFYKEVVSLIQSIIHAYEKSPKLADQVNDYLAKTNLDDKITSGLTSVLHVSLQTLQGLWKGITETVLALLLSFVYAISLNPLKKFGRRFQTSEFPRFFSNIFELSNKFVYILGQIIRVQIVIDLVNTTLSVLGFLVLGMPSALVLGSMVLVLGLIPVAGVLISMIPLTIVAFSAGGWILAGEVLAFILVIHTFEAYVLHPKLMASRSDLPVFVTFISLIVMERILGPWGLILGVPIVAFFLDVFDVHAFSKNMNDKNS, from the coding sequence ATGGAAGACATTAAAAATTGGTGGTTTAATGACCGCACACAAAGGTATCTAACGTTGATTTTTATGATTGGGGTAATTTATTTATTTCGTTCATTTATGCCAACAATTTTGTTAATTATTATTTTTGCTTCAATTGGAATTTCAGGTGGACGTTGGATCAAGAAATGGACTAAATTACCATATGTAGTAGGCGTTACGATCTTTTATATCATAATTATTTTTGGATTATTTTTGATAACATCGTTTGTTGCGCCAATGTTTTACAAAGAAGTGGTGAGTTTGATTCAATCAATCATCCATGCTTATGAGAAGTCACCTAAATTGGCTGATCAAGTGAATGATTATTTAGCAAAAACGAATTTGGATGACAAAATTACAAGTGGATTGACTTCCGTCCTGCATGTTAGTTTACAAACCTTGCAAGGCTTGTGGAAGGGGATCACGGAAACGGTCCTAGCGCTTTTATTAAGTTTTGTATATGCAATTAGTTTAAATCCGTTAAAGAAGTTTGGTCGGCGTTTTCAAACCTCAGAATTCCCACGTTTTTTCAGTAATATTTTCGAATTATCTAATAAATTCGTATATATTTTAGGGCAAATTATTCGGGTGCAAATTGTGATCGATTTAGTGAATACCACTTTATCAGTTTTAGGGTTCTTAGTCTTAGGTATGCCTTCTGCTTTGGTCTTAGGGAGCATGGTCTTGGTGTTGGGATTGATTCCCGTTGCAGGGGTGTTAATTTCGATGATACCACTTACGATTGTAGCCTTTTCAGCGGGCGGATGGATTTTGGCTGGAGAGGTTTTGGCCTTTATTTTGGTCATCCATACGTTTGAAGCGTACGTGTTACATCCAAAATTAATGGCATCGCGTTCTGATTTACCAGTTTTTGTCACATTTATTTCTTTGATTGTTATGGAACGGATTTTGGGACCTTGGGGCTTGATTTTAGGGGTGCCAATTGTGGCATTTTTCTTAGACGTTTTTGACGTTCATGCTTTTTCAAAAAATATGAATGATAAAAACAGCTAA
- a CDS encoding GNAT family N-acetyltransferase, with amino-acid sequence MQIKPLEQQDWSAWQAIYEEAFPIAERFDFEELVNLTHENAKIHLSKLVENDQLVGLLCHVDLSDQKGFILYFATQAQQRGRGLGGKALAAMKELYPAGFILESELTETTAENETQRQARFRFYERNGVKASDTISHNMGGDFHLMRSTTDIDSNHYLEAIDMFGIVAKLSKVESK; translated from the coding sequence ATGCAAATTAAACCACTTGAACAACAAGACTGGTCTGCATGGCAAGCTATTTACGAAGAAGCCTTTCCAATCGCGGAACGCTTTGATTTTGAAGAATTGGTAAATCTAACGCATGAAAATGCAAAAATTCATTTATCGAAATTAGTTGAAAATGACCAATTGGTCGGATTGTTATGTCATGTTGATTTATCTGATCAAAAAGGATTTATCTTATATTTTGCCACTCAGGCACAACAACGTGGTCGAGGACTGGGCGGTAAGGCTTTAGCTGCAATGAAAGAGCTGTATCCTGCCGGCTTTATTTTGGAAAGTGAATTAACTGAGACAACAGCTGAAAATGAGACACAAAGACAAGCACGGTTCCGATTCTATGAACGAAATGGCGTGAAGGCTTCAGATACTATTTCTCATAATATGGGCGGCGACTTTCATCTAATGCGCTCCACCACAGATATTGATAGTAATCATTACTTAGAAGCCATTGATATGTTTGGAATTGTCGCCAAATTAAGTAAAGTGGAATCAAAATAA
- a CDS encoding nucleobase:cation symporter-2 family protein: MDQVSKPKFLQSIILGLQHVLAMYAGGILVPLLIGAALHFTPQQMTYLISVDIFMTGIGTLLQLKATRLTGIAMPVVLGSAIQSVSPLINIGGTLGIGAMYGATISAGIFVFLIAGLFAKLRSFFPPVVTGSLITVIGLSLIPVAVTKIGGGDIAAKSFGNMTDLSIAAVTIIVTIILNIFTRGFLKSIAILLGIIMGTIYAGLIGQVSLQAVADASWVHLPVPFFMGVPTFHASAMITMIIIALTSMIESTGVYFAIADITGTKLTEKSMARGYRAEGLAVILSGIFSTFPYSTFSQNVGVVRLSGVRSKQPIYSAAFILIIVGMLPKFGALATIIPDPVLGGAMLILFGTIGVQGTTIMRSVDFSMERNLMIAALSIGAGIGISAYPQLFQHMPTMLNIVIQNAVVVTAVLAVGLNMILPGRETKIIE, from the coding sequence ATGGATCAGGTAAGTAAGCCGAAGTTTTTGCAATCAATTATTCTGGGGCTCCAGCATGTCTTAGCCATGTATGCGGGTGGAATTTTGGTTCCTTTATTGATTGGAGCCGCACTGCATTTTACACCGCAACAAATGACTTATTTGATTTCAGTTGACATTTTTATGACTGGAATTGGAACACTTTTACAATTAAAGGCAACAAGGTTAACGGGGATTGCAATGCCCGTGGTTTTAGGCTCTGCGATTCAATCAGTTTCACCTTTAATTAATATTGGAGGCACTTTAGGGATTGGTGCCATGTATGGAGCCACGATCTCAGCAGGAATTTTTGTATTTTTAATCGCGGGCTTATTTGCCAAATTACGCAGCTTTTTCCCGCCCGTTGTGACGGGTTCGTTGATTACGGTGATTGGATTATCATTAATTCCAGTTGCGGTGACTAAGATCGGTGGTGGCGATATTGCAGCGAAAAGTTTTGGAAATATGACGGACTTATCAATTGCCGCAGTAACTATTATAGTGACTATTATTTTAAATATTTTCACCAGAGGTTTCTTGAAATCAATTGCCATTTTATTAGGAATTATTATGGGAACGATTTATGCGGGATTGATTGGACAAGTTTCCTTGCAAGCAGTTGCAGATGCATCATGGGTCCATTTACCAGTGCCATTTTTTATGGGAGTACCAACTTTTCACGCTTCAGCCATGATAACTATGATTATTATTGCCTTAACATCCATGATTGAATCGACCGGAGTGTATTTTGCTATTGCGGATATTACGGGTACTAAGTTAACTGAAAAAAGTATGGCCCGTGGTTATCGTGCCGAGGGTCTGGCTGTGATCTTGTCGGGGATTTTTAGCACCTTTCCGTACTCGACTTTTTCTCAAAATGTGGGGGTGGTTCGGCTTTCAGGAGTTCGTTCGAAGCAACCAATTTACTCAGCAGCTTTCATTTTAATTATTGTGGGGATGTTACCAAAGTTTGGGGCTTTAGCTACGATTATCCCAGATCCAGTTTTGGGTGGAGCGATGCTAATTTTATTTGGAACAATCGGAGTACAAGGAACAACAATTATGCGTTCAGTTGATTTTAGTATGGAACGTAATTTAATGATTGCGGCTTTATCAATTGGAGCAGGAATTGGAATTTCGGCATATCCACAATTGTTCCAGCATATGCCTACCATGCTCAACATTGTAATTCAAAATGCGGTTGTTGTTACAGCAGTCTTGGCCGTTGGTCTGAATATGATCTTACCCGGGCGGGAAACAAAAATTATAGAGTAA
- a CDS encoding GNAT family N-acetyltransferase, translating into MNLLQEISRATFMETFGPYNSAENIEKYVQMAYHPEILKAEIANPLSQFFFILLNNQLAGYLKLNFGSAQSEPQTQNWMEVERIYVRQVFHQKGLGKSLMNYALEIGRKADKETVWLGVWEHNQTALQFYQSQGFSPFSEHIFELGGSAQRDLLLKYKLKGAK; encoded by the coding sequence GTGAACTTATTACAGGAAATTAGTCGAGCAACGTTTATGGAAACGTTTGGTCCATATAATTCAGCTGAAAATATTGAAAAATATGTGCAAATGGCATACCATCCTGAAATATTAAAAGCAGAAATAGCAAATCCCCTAAGTCAATTTTTCTTTATCTTATTGAATAACCAATTAGCAGGTTATTTAAAATTGAATTTTGGCTCAGCGCAGTCGGAGCCGCAAACACAAAATTGGATGGAAGTGGAGCGGATTTACGTTAGGCAGGTCTTTCATCAAAAAGGCTTAGGAAAAAGTTTGATGAATTATGCTTTAGAAATCGGGAGAAAAGCGGATAAAGAAACCGTTTGGTTGGGGGTGTGGGAACATAATCAAACGGCTTTACAGTTTTATCAGAGTCAAGGGTTCAGCCCATTTAGTGAACATATTTTTGAACTAGGTGGGAGTGCTCAACGCGATCTACTATTAAAATATAAGTTAAAAGGGGCAAAATAA
- a CDS encoding MarR family winged helix-turn-helix transcriptional regulator, with translation MDQTFLRNIGTIARALDSISNIEFKEIELARGQYLYLSRITENPGITQIQLSELLCVDKTTTNRAITRLVEQNIIIKKINPMNRKNQQLYCSQKGRELYDMLVRESDYSTQVALQGLSPDEIQVMDKLLKRVTQNVVQDWQDVKKGYKRIY, from the coding sequence TTGGATCAAACGTTTTTACGAAACATTGGAACTATTGCGCGAGCACTAGATTCGATAAGCAATATTGAATTTAAAGAAATTGAATTGGCTCGGGGACAGTACTTATACTTAAGTCGGATTACCGAAAATCCTGGGATAACTCAAATTCAATTATCGGAGTTATTGTGTGTGGATAAGACTACGACTAATCGAGCGATTACTCGATTGGTAGAACAAAATATAATTATAAAAAAAATAAATCCCATGAATCGGAAAAATCAACAGTTATATTGCTCCCAGAAAGGGCGAGAGTTGTATGATATGTTAGTTCGTGAAAGTGATTATTCCACCCAAGTAGCACTGCAAGGATTGTCACCAGATGAAATTCAAGTAATGGATAAATTGTTGAAGAGAGTTACCCAGAATGTAGTGCAAGATTGGCAAGATGTTAAAAAGGGTTATAAAAGAATATATTAA
- a CDS encoding DMT family transporter — translation MTWFYLILGGLFEVVWATTMKLSQGFTHLGYSMLTLMGMVLSFGFLALAVKHLPLSIGYPVWTGIGAVGSILVGLIFFKDQINPLTWLFIGMLIVGIIGIKITSGH, via the coding sequence ATGACGTGGTTTTATTTAATATTAGGGGGGCTTTTTGAAGTCGTATGGGCGACTACGATGAAATTAAGCCAAGGATTCACACATTTGGGATATAGTATGCTGACATTGATGGGGATGGTGTTGAGTTTTGGCTTTTTAGCTTTAGCAGTTAAACATCTTCCGCTCAGTATTGGTTATCCTGTTTGGACTGGAATTGGTGCAGTGGGATCGATTTTAGTCGGGTTGATTTTTTTCAAGGATCAAATCAACCCGTTGACATGGTTATTTATTGGCATGTTAATAGTAGGTATTATTGGAATTAAAATTACAAGTGGTCATTGA
- a CDS encoding GNAT family N-acetyltransferase produces MPAIYLRKAKQQDLDKIEQLIQGAKQKLAIDRIPQWQGNYPQKQDLLTDIKKGMTYLLILDQQIVGTATLLTTPDPNYRKIYQGTWRGSNEAYATIHRVAISGQQAGQHLGDFLFSNLMSVAVNLGFKEIRIDTHQQNLRMQHIIEKTKFFAAGIVYMDADPNDQRVVYQLFLETDV; encoded by the coding sequence ATGCCAGCGATCTATCTGAGAAAAGCGAAGCAACAAGATCTGGATAAAATTGAGCAGCTGATTCAAGGAGCCAAGCAAAAGTTGGCGATCGATCGAATCCCACAATGGCAAGGGAATTATCCCCAAAAGCAGGATTTATTAACTGATATCAAAAAAGGGATGACATATTTATTGATATTGGATCAACAAATTGTGGGGACAGCGACATTGTTAACAACACCGGATCCGAATTATCGGAAAATTTATCAGGGTACTTGGCGAGGGTCAAACGAAGCTTACGCAACAATTCATCGTGTAGCAATTAGCGGTCAACAAGCTGGGCAACATTTAGGAGATTTCTTATTTAGTAATTTAATGAGTGTGGCCGTTAATTTGGGATTTAAAGAAATTAGAATTGACACACACCAACAAAATTTAAGAATGCAACACATTATTGAAAAAACAAAATTTTTTGCGGCTGGTATTGTGTATATGGATGCTGATCCAAATGATCAGCGTGTGGTATACCAATTATTTTTAGAAACCGATGTGTAA
- a CDS encoding Crp/Fnr family transcriptional regulator has product MVTEQEYIEYLIQQINMLPYNDVKEVTLKRKEYLVRAGEDLGDIYIMKQGVVITSLKGANERLVNLKYMIDPGIVTLLTEEESGGRNKQPVDVLVDSTQATFLQVNREKFWKLFNQDAKLSEYLKLYYRRKINEYINQIRVQTSNNKTGNVCAFLYECGQLFGKPSENETVVIKHRITQGTIAEFCGITTRNSVSRIMLNLSKLNIIDNSGKYILIRDMHYLKGYVQKN; this is encoded by the coding sequence ATGGTCACAGAACAAGAATATATTGAGTATTTAATTCAGCAAATAAATATGTTACCGTACAATGACGTTAAAGAGGTTACGTTGAAGCGGAAAGAATATTTAGTTCGTGCAGGTGAAGATTTAGGTGATATTTATATTATGAAACAGGGGGTTGTTATTACTTCTTTGAAGGGCGCCAATGAAAGACTGGTTAATCTTAAATATATGATTGATCCCGGAATTGTGACACTTTTAACCGAGGAAGAATCTGGTGGTAGAAATAAACAACCTGTTGATGTTTTAGTAGATTCAACACAGGCAACGTTTTTACAAGTAAATCGTGAAAAATTTTGGAAGCTGTTCAATCAGGATGCAAAATTGTCGGAGTATTTGAAATTATATTACCGTCGCAAAATTAATGAATATATTAATCAAATTAGGGTGCAAACGAGCAATAATAAAACTGGTAATGTATGTGCTTTTTTGTATGAATGTGGGCAACTTTTTGGAAAGCCATCCGAAAACGAAACTGTGGTAATTAAACACCGAATTACGCAAGGAACAATTGCGGAATTTTGTGGAATTACGACACGAAACTCTGTGTCACGTATTATGTTAAATTTATCAAAATTAAATATAATTGATAATTCGGGTAAATATATTCTTATTAGAGACATGCATTATTTAAAAGGGTATGTTCAAAAAAATTAA
- a CDS encoding helix-turn-helix transcriptional regulator — protein sequence MSFQHDIKKLRVDHNMTQKELANLIHVSRQTISAWENGKNYPSLEVLRALSAVFDISFEKILFGEELMHTKETIAETINQDLSLKRRYKKATMILSSIILLLILWISILILGYQKGIDTIDRFDPFLQYSVAYTKAPNNKITNPNNAQDGKWTKWFSDNEMGTQWSKLTLSTGLNPGLDDPYVMAYHKGSYVKIARFVPGNSVNSIIKSNISAIDRLVHSKSHDNLSLNMSSEDKLKNKIHSNHAIQELVIQ from the coding sequence ATGAGTTTTCAGCATGATATCAAAAAATTAAGGGTCGATCATAATATGACTCAAAAAGAACTGGCAAATTTAATTCACGTTAGCCGTCAGACGATTTCGGCGTGGGAAAATGGGAAAAATTATCCCAGCTTAGAAGTTTTACGTGCATTGAGTGCTGTCTTCGACATTTCTTTTGAAAAAATACTATTTGGAGAAGAACTTATGCATACAAAAGAAACTATTGCCGAAACAATCAATCAAGATTTATCTTTAAAGCGTAGATATAAAAAAGCGACAATGATCCTTAGTTCCATTATATTATTACTTATTTTATGGATCAGTATTTTAATACTGGGCTATCAAAAAGGAATTGATACGATCGATCGATTTGATCCTTTTTTACAATATTCAGTAGCCTATACTAAAGCCCCCAATAATAAAATTACTAATCCAAATAATGCTCAAGATGGAAAATGGACTAAATGGTTTTCTGACAATGAGATGGGGACACAATGGTCTAAATTAACTTTATCTACCGGGCTTAATCCAGGATTAGATGATCCCTATGTGATGGCTTACCACAAAGGCAGCTATGTTAAAATTGCCCGATTTGTGCCTGGTAATTCCGTAAATTCAATTATCAAAAGTAATATCTCTGCTATTGATCGCTTAGTTCATTCTAAAAGCCACGATAATTTAAGTTTAAATATGTCATCTGAAGATAAATTAAAAAATAAAATCCATTCTAACCATGCAATTCAAGAATTAGTAATACAATAA
- a CDS encoding MucBP domain-containing protein: MNNFNGAKDADTYVWEPVKGAHVTVKYVDETGKALAQDNTLKGNIGRTYTAEKQTIPGFVFQSAKAGNETGKFTDQAQTVTMVYKKVTTATPTKPVVNGKVTVKYVDEANRELAKTEALTGKAGDHYTTKQKDINGYTIKKVQGTENGIFKASDQTVTYVYTKNPKKGADVTVKYTDENGQELAKSEVKTGNIGDKYTTAKKELTGYTFKEVKGSTNGEFTDKAQTVTYIYTRNDDNTVKPSDPAKPDIPDHSDDTDQPADNNSTVNNVVNNVVERVQTMLPKTSTEKVTLVGIVSVGLASLAGLVVWKKRK, from the coding sequence ATGAATAATTTTAATGGTGCAAAAGATGCAGATACCTACGTGTGGGAACCTGTGAAGGGTGCGCACGTCACGGTTAAATATGTTGATGAAACCGGAAAGGCTTTAGCTCAAGACAATACATTAAAAGGTAATATCGGTAGAACATATACCGCAGAAAAACAGACAATTCCAGGTTTTGTTTTCCAATCTGCAAAAGCTGGCAATGAGACAGGTAAATTTACCGATCAAGCTCAAACGGTCACGATGGTTTACAAAAAAGTTACCACCGCAACGCCTACAAAGCCAGTTGTCAATGGGAAAGTGACAGTTAAATATGTAGACGAGGCCAACCGAGAATTAGCCAAGACAGAAGCTTTGACTGGTAAAGCGGGAGACCATTATACGACGAAACAAAAAGATATTAATGGCTACACGATTAAAAAAGTCCAAGGTACAGAAAATGGTATCTTTAAGGCTAGTGATCAAACAGTAACGTACGTTTATACTAAGAATCCTAAAAAAGGGGCGGATGTAACCGTCAAGTATACGGATGAAAATGGTCAGGAGCTTGCCAAATCAGAAGTGAAGACTGGAAATATTGGCGATAAGTATACGACTGCTAAGAAAGAGCTTACTGGATATACCTTCAAGGAAGTTAAGGGATCAACCAACGGAGAGTTTACTGACAAGGCACAGACTGTGACTTATATTTACACTAGGAATGACGACAATACCGTAAAACCAAGTGACCCAGCAAAACCTGATATACCGGATCATTCCGATGATACAGATCAGCCCGCAGATAATAATTCAACGGTCAATAACGTTGTCAATAATGTGGTTGAGCGCGTTCAAACGATGTTGCCAAAGACGTCGACTGAAAAGGTCACCCTAGTTGGAATTGTGAGTGTTGGATTAGCTTCATTGGCCGGATTAGTAGTTTGGAAGAAGCGCAAATAA
- a CDS encoding BspA family leucine-rich repeat surface protein translates to MKISKYLLLSTTILGLMNPLVALADEQSNIGSNSSSQSSSESINKNNHKSTQKNIQQNNNNVDAQTNKATSETEDATVNGLPYSYDATTKTVTYHAGTYTANGGADVVNNGLLEDIQNAEHVKFDGKVKIIANNNDTIELFTNSTKATVIEGMNNIDTSNLTNFNYLFAETSYESLDLSNFDSSQVVSFWGTFYHMRNLKSLDVSHLDTANGKHFDRMFSGMGNIKELDVSNFNTSNGVSFTYMFAMTPYISNLDVSNFDMANAKTVTSMFSYDASLKTVKTGAWDLSHVNALNSMFRKDTSLTSVDIENWTTGQLIGVRNMFNGASSIKKLDISKIDMTNNEMLTLDHENIESDTYTQGLTGMLADMSQLEELKIGPKNNLNSVGWGEKSTMLVCLKRVNKISMGINIMGIGVTLVQDPPIPPLVKIHGHQLI, encoded by the coding sequence ATGAAAATAAGTAAGTATTTATTATTAAGCACTACTATTTTAGGATTGATGAATCCTTTGGTGGCCTTAGCTGATGAACAATCGAATATTGGTAGTAATTCAAGTAGTCAAAGTTCATCCGAATCGATTAACAAAAACAATCATAAATCCACTCAAAAAAATATTCAGCAAAATAATAATAACGTTGATGCACAAACTAACAAAGCAACTTCAGAAACTGAAGATGCAACAGTAAATGGATTACCTTACTCGTATGATGCAACAACGAAGACGGTGACTTATCATGCTGGCACATATACTGCCAATGGAGGAGCGGATGTAGTTAATAACGGATTACTTGAAGATATCCAAAATGCAGAACACGTGAAATTTGATGGAAAAGTAAAAATTATTGCTAACAATAATGACACAATTGAACTATTCACTAATTCTACCAAAGCTACTGTGATTGAAGGTATGAATAATATTGATACGTCTAATTTAACAAACTTTAATTATCTTTTTGCGGAAACATCGTACGAATCATTAGATTTATCTAACTTTGATTCATCTCAAGTAGTTTCATTTTGGGGTACGTTCTATCATATGCGCAATCTAAAAAGTTTGGATGTTTCTCATTTGGATACAGCAAATGGTAAGCATTTTGACCGGATGTTTTCAGGGATGGGAAATATTAAGGAATTAGATGTGTCCAATTTTAATACGTCAAATGGAGTCAGTTTCACGTATATGTTTGCCATGACTCCATATATATCAAATTTAGACGTTTCCAATTTTGATATGGCTAATGCTAAGACTGTCACGAGTATGTTCTCGTATGATGCCTCATTAAAAACCGTCAAAACTGGAGCATGGGATTTATCACATGTTAATGCTTTAAACAGTATGTTTCGTAAGGATACCAGTTTGACCTCAGTTGATATTGAAAATTGGACGACTGGGCAACTTATTGGTGTGAGAAATATGTTTAATGGCGCATCATCAATTAAAAAATTGGATATTTCTAAAATTGATATGACCAATAATGAAATGTTGACGTTAGATCATGAAAATATTGAAAGTGATACATATACTCAAGGCTTAACGGGAATGTTAGCCGATATGTCACAGTTAGAAGAATTAAAAATAGGACCGAAAAACAATTTAAACAGCGTAGGTTGGGGGGAAAAAAGTACAATGTTGGTTTGCCTGAAGCGGGTAAACAAAATCTCAATGGGTATCAATATCATGGGAATTGGCGTAACGTTGGTTCAGGATCCGCCGATACCCCCACTGGTGAAAATTCATGGACATCAGCTGATCTGA